In a genomic window of Pararge aegeria chromosome 7, ilParAegt1.1, whole genome shotgun sequence:
- the LOC120625236 gene encoding uncharacterized protein LOC120625236, translating to MMALRQSLSIAILLSLIYKSECIQCYYCTSANNTACLDINMYDEELRSRIVPIIECDRAIPSSVAVNFFCRKIVQTVFHPHRDSEVRVTRGCGWVTHEKDCYKDDNSDHLGTYCQCYNNLCNSAETVDPAVATFLFLIFAAVTYLWSGM from the exons ATGATGGCGTTGAGGCAGAGTTTATCCATAGCAATTCTCTtatcattaatatataaat CTGAATGCATTCAATGTTACTACTGCACCAGCGCGAACAACACAGCCTGTCTCGACATTAATATGTACGATGAAGAGCTGCGCTCGCGCATCGTTCCGATCATCGAGTGTGACAGAGCCATCCCAAGCTCAGTAGCCGTCAACTTCTTCTGCAGGAAGATTGTTCAAACCG tttttcatccCCACCGTGATTCAGAGGTGAGAGTTACTCGCGGTTGCGGCTGGGTGACCCACGAGAAGGATTGCTATAAGGATGACAACAGCGACCACCTCGGAACCTATTGCCAGTGCTACAACAACCTCTGCAACAGTGCAGAGACCGTCGACCCAGCAGTCGCCACCTTTCTCTTTCTAATCTTTGCTGCCGTCACTTATTTGTGGAGTGGAATGTAG